The Polyodon spathula isolate WHYD16114869_AA chromosome 13, ASM1765450v1, whole genome shotgun sequence genome includes a region encoding these proteins:
- the LOC121325334 gene encoding solute carrier family 12 member 3-like: protein MADLPSQGVTVDPQFGHSRFTINKLMGTEDSSRYRFGTPELSADDTWDTNCSTQTNTFGYNTLDAVPQYDHYANTMVKGVNRCHRPSLAQLHTFIYEPDGFQPPKTYDATNDAEGGEAVKEGEEGESADKPPGEPVRFGWVKGVMHLIRSCMEIQQR from the exons ATGGCGGACCTTCCATCGCAAGGAGTCACGGTGGACCCGCAGTTTGGGCACAGCAGGTTTACTATCAATAAACTCATGGGGACCGAGGACAGCTCCAGGTACCGCTTTGGGACGCCCGAACTCAGTGCCGATGACACTTGGGACACGAACTGCAGTACCCAAACGAACACCTTCGGCTACAATACCCTGGACGCGGTGCCGCAGTATGACCACTATGCCAACACCATGGTCAAAGGCGTGAATCGCTGTCACAGACCTTCGCTCGCACAGCTGCATACTTTCATATACGAG CCGGATGGTTTTCAGCCGCCCAAGACGTATGATGCTACAAACGATGCCGAGGGAGGAGAGGCCGTCAAAGAGGGGGAAGAAGGGGAAAGTGCCGACAAACCTCCGGGAGAGCCGGTCAGATTCGGCTGGGTGAAGGGGGTCATG CATCTCATTCGCAGCTGCATGGAGATCCAGCAGCGCTGA
- the LOC121325199 gene encoding solute carrier family 12 member 3-like — MLNIWGVILYLRLPWITGQAGIGLTWIIVLLSSSITGITGLSTSAIATNGKVKGGGTYFLISRSLGPELGGSIGLIFAFANAVAVAMHTVGFAETVRDLLREYDSTMVDPTNDIRIIGVITVTILLGISLAGMEWEAKAQVLFFFVIMISFINYIVGTIIPATPEKQSKGFFSYKAAIFSENFVPDWRGPDGSFFGMFSIFFPSATGILAGANISGDLKDPAVAIPRGTMLAIFWTTMSYLIISATIGSCVLRDASGNINDTIEMPSIGCEGLDCSYGWNFTECAKNHNCQHGLLNYYQTMSMVSGFAPLITAGIFGATLSSALACLVSAPKVFQCLCKDNLYPLIGFFGKGYGKNDEPIRGYLLTYFIAVGFILIAELNTIAPIISNFFLCSYALINFSCFHASITNSPGWRPSFKYYSKWASLLGAIISVVIMFLLTWWAALIAIGIVIFLLGYVLYTRPAINWGSSVQASSYNRALSCSVGLNEVDDHIKNYRPQCLVLTGAPGFRPAMVDLVGTFTKNLSLMACGNVIIGPRKQKISELSRADSHVMWLNKRKSKSFYTGIVADDLRSGVQILMQASGLGRMKPNVLVMGFKNNWKSDNPSNMENYIGIIHDAFDFNYGICILRMKEGLDISRTMQAHVNPGFEAADDNHVNGSVAAYTVNGTLDPEALVAEQQTTTVFQSQQGKKTIDIYWLFDDGGLTLLIPYLLTRKKRWRNCKVRVFVAGQLNRMDEERKAFIALLSKFRLGFNDVQVLPDINQRPQPENVKRFDDLLSPYKLNGDFKDEAKINELKKDFPWKISDEEIQKNMPKSLRQVRLNEILLDYSRDAALIVMTMPIGRRGECPSSLYMAWLETLSQNLRPPVMLIRGNQESVLTFYCQ; from the exons ATGCTCAACATTTGGGGAGTCATTCTATACTTGCGGTTGCCGTGGATCACTGGTCAAGCAGGAATCG GACTGACCTGGATCATCGTGCTACTGTCCTCCAGCATCACCGGGATAACAGGCTTATCAACGTCGGCCATCGCTACCAACGGGAAAGTAAAAGGAG GAGGAACGTATTTTTTGATCTCGCGGAGTCTGGGGCCGGAGCTGGGGGGCTCGATTGGTCTCATTTTTGCCTTTGCCAATGCAGTGGCTGTGGCAATGCACACGGTGGGCTTTGCGGAGACCGTGCGGGATCTCTTGAGG GAATATGATTCCACAATGGTAGACCCCACTAACGACATCAGGATTATTGGAGTGATCACGGTGACCATTCTGCTTGGAATTTCATTGGCCGGTATGGAATGGGAGGCTAAG GCCCAGGTTCTGTTCTTCTTCGTGATCATGATTTCTTTTATAAACTACATTGTGGGGACGATCATCCCCGCCACCCCGGAAAAGCAGTCCAAGGGCTTCTTCAGCTACAAGG CTGCAATTTTTTCAGAAAACTTTGTGCCAGATTGGAGAGGTCCCGACGGAAGTTTCTTTGGTATGTTTTCCATATTCTTCCCCTCGGCCACCGGAATCCTGGCGGGAGCCAACATCTCAGGAGATTTGAAG GACCCTGCGGTAGCGATCCCCAGAGGGACAATGCTGGCTATTTTCTGGACGACAATGTCATACCTTATCATTTCTGCTACCATTG GCTCCTGTGTGCTCAGGGATGCCTCTGGGAATATAAATGACACCATTGAGATGCCCTCTATTGGCTGCGAGGGACTTGACTGCAGTTATGGATGGAATTTCACCGAATGTGCGAAGAATCATAACTGCCAGCACGGTCTACTCAACTACTATCAG ACCATGAGCATGGTGTCTGGGTTTGCCCCTCTGATCACAGCTGGCATCTTTGGGGCGACCCTCTCCTCTGCGCTGGCCTGCCTCGTATCAGCACCCAAGGTCTTCCAG TGCCTTTGCAAAGATAACCTTTACCCTTTGATCGGATTCTTCGGAAAAGGTTATGGAAAGAACGATGAACCAATCAGGGGATACCTGCTGACCTACTTCATCGCTGTCGGCTTCATTCTGATCG CTGAACTGAACACTATTGCTCCCATCATCTCCAATTTCTTCCTGTGCTCGTACGCTCTTATCAACTTCAGCTGCTTCCACGCTTCCATCACAAACTCCCCAG GCTGGAGGCCATCGTTTAAATACTACAGCAAGTGGGCCTCGCTGCTGGGAGCCATCATCTCCGTGGTGATCATGTTCCTGCTCACCTGGTGGGCCGCTCTGATCGCCATCGGGATCGTCATCTTTCTGCTGGGTTACGTGCTCTACACGAGACCAG CTATCAACTGGGGCTCTTCAGTGCAGGCGAGTTCTTATAACAGGGCCTTGTCCTGCTCTGTTGGCCTAAATGAGGTGGATGACCATATTAAAAACTACAG GCCGCAGTGCTTGGTCCTCACTGGAGCTCCTGGTTTCCGCCCGGCCATGGTGGACCTTGTTGGGACCTTCACTAAAAACCTGAGCCTCATGGCATGTGGGAACGTGATCATT GGTCCTCGTAAGCAGAAGATTTCGGAGCTGAGCCGTGCAGATAGCCATGTGATGTGGCTCAACAAGAGGAAGAGCAAGTCCTTCTACACCGGCATCGTCGCAGACGACTTACGCAGCGGAGTTCAAATCCTCATGCAG GCTTCAGGTCTCGGAAGAATGAAACCTAACGTTCTGGTAATGGGGTTTAAAAACAACTGGAAATCAGATAACCCCAGCAACATGGAAAACTACATCGGCATTATCCA CGATGCCTTTGACTTCAATTATGGAATTTGTATATTGCGCATGAAAGAAGGGCTGGACATATCTCGAACGATGCAAGCGCATG TTAACCCCGGCTTTGAGGCTGCTGATGACAATCATGTTAATGGATCTGTAGCAGCTTACACTGTCAACGGAACCT TGGATCCAGAGGCCTTAGTTGCCGAGCAGCAAACCACCACTGTGTTCCAGTCTCAGCAGGGCAAGAAGACAATTGATATCTACTGGCTGTTCGACGATGGAG GTCTGACTCTCCTCATTCCCTACCTGCTGACGCGCAAGAAGCGCTGGAGGAACTGCAAGGTGCGAGTGTTCGTGGCAGGCCAGCTCAACAGAATGGACGAGGAGCGGAAAGC GTTTATAGCGCTCCTGAGTAAATTTCGCCTTGGATTCAACGATGTTCAGGTGCTTCCAGACATCAATCAAAGACCACAACCTGAGAA tgTGAAGAGGTTTGATGACTTGCTGAGTCCTTACAAGCTGAATGGCGACTTCAAAGATGAAGCCAAAATCAAcgaattaaaaaaagatttcccTTGGAAAATATCAGATGAAGAGATCCAGAAAAACATGCCAAAG TCGCTTCGACAAGTCAGACTGAACGAAATCTTGCTTGATTACTCGCGCGACGCCGCCCTTATCGTCAT GACCATGCCCATCGGCAGGAGGGGTGAGTGCCCCAGCTCACTCTACATGGCCTGGCTGGAGACCCTGTCCCAGAATCTGAGACCCCCGGTTATGCTGATCCGAGGAAACCAAGAGAGCGTCCTCACCTTCTACTGCCAGTAA